A region of the Candidatus Bathyarchaeota archaeon genome:
GGATTGTTTTGGCGGGCTTCTCGAGGCAGTGGGTTGGGCCTTGGAAGTAGCCGTGGTCTATGGGTAAGAAGAGGGCTTTGCCGTCCCTCTGGATTAGTTTACTTAGGCGGTTTTTCATTCCCCATTCCATAATTATTTCTCCGACTGGAAGCTTTGGCTGCTGGGATAATTAACTTTATCCTTTAAGGAGTTTGCCCTGCCCCCCAAACACCTCGTCTCAAGCCCATAGCGGATGTGCAGTGGTTAAGAATTTTTATGAACAATTCACAACCACCCTTAAATAAAAATGGTCAATTAAAAAGAATAAATCTAAGGATAAGTGGAAAAATGTACAAATGCAAAGAATGCGACATAATTCTTGAAACCCGAGGAGAAGCCACCGAGGACGGCACCAGCCTCTTCTACCAGTGCCCCAAATGCAAAAACATCGAACTCCACACCAAACAGTACAGCCACGGTGGCGGCCTCAGGCTAACCTACCCCTAAACACCCTACTTTGAGGCAGGCTTCACAATCAAGTAGCCCTTCTCGATGAGCCAATGATGGAACTGCCAGGTGGTGTAGAGGCAGTTGCTGCCGCATTGTTTGCGGGTGGCTTCGTATTCGGCTGAGCCTTCGGTTTGGCTGTTGAGTTTTAGCTGCACGGGGCATTGGATGTCTTTGCAGAATTCTCTGCGTTTATACTCCACGTAGCCTTGCGGGATCATATTTATCAGCCGATAATCCACGACTAAACCATATAAGCCTTCAGATTGCGTGTTTAGCCAACCAGCAGCTCATTCCAGAGGTGTCTGCGGTTAACCAGGCATAAGGTTCCGATGAGCGCAACCGTCACCACTTCCACAATAAGAGACGCCGTCGGTGCCCCCCCGAATAGCGGCGTGATGGGGCTGGGGGTCTGGTACATGCTTAAGAAAGGCCAGAAGAGGGGGTTAAACGTGTGGTTAGCTACGTCAAAGAGCACATGGGAGAGCACGCCGATAAGGCAGCTGACAGCCAGCGTCGTCGACAAAGTGCAGTTCTGCTTTAATTTATCCTTATTAACCGGAAAAATAGCGCCTACCAGGGGCCGATAAAGCAGCACCGTTATGGCGACTGCTAGAAGAGTGCCCAGGGTTAAGCCGCCGATTAGGCTGTGGAGCACCATTCTGTCTTCTTTTCCGGTGAGCAGCCAGATGAAGAGCACTTCAAGGTCCGGCACCATCGCGCCCACGATTAAGCCGGGCAGGCTTAGGCGGGCTTTGCCTCCCAGCATGTGGAGGAGTTTAGCTATGGGGTAATGCAGGGGCGTAACTGGCAAGCTGTCACCGCAGAGGTTTCTTCGCTAAACTATAAATTCCTATCCCCACTTGGCGCACGCATAGACTAGTACATTCGTTTACAAATATACCTTTTGTTTGTATGGAAAAAGTGATGTTATTCTATCTATTTTTTAGCTTAGGTTTGTTACGTTTAGCAATACAAAGGCTTAAAAACAAATCAAAGCAAAAAGGGGTAGGTGAAATAACATGCCATTATTCAACAATGAAATATTCTATTGCCCAAATACAGAATGTCCCAACGATAAAAAACTTAAACAAGAAGAAAAATGCCCCGAGTGTGGAAGTAACGCGCAAGGCTTTGGTTGGAGAGAAGCAACTAACATAATCACTGCGAAAAAAGAAAAGCAGCAAGCAGAAAAACAGAGGGAGAAAGAAGCAAAGCAAACTGAAAAAATCACTGAAAAAATAGAGGCAGGCACTATTGATTTGTTAGTTACGGAAAAAATGACGGATGAGGAAATTCAAAAAAAGAATTATTTGGATATGGTGAACTTGATTAAGCATGAGGCCGGCACTGGATGGATGCGGGCAGGCACAATAATGTCTGGAAATACTACGGATATGATTTTGGGGGCTGGGCTTAAAGCAATCATCGACCAAAATAAAATTTTGATTAGGCAAAACGAGTTGATTCTTAGGGCGCTAAATAAGGAAACAGGTATTCATTAGTTTGATTTTCCCTATTTTCTTTCTTCTGCTAAATGCGGAAGCAGAGTTGATATAGCAGTAAATCAGGTTTTCTCACCGATCTTAGACAAGAATTGTTTGATTAATTCCTCGTCGGTTGATATGCCTTTTTGATTGTGTTTTCTTGCGCGTGAAAGTATCAGTTTAAAACCGTCCAATTTTTTTCCAGTGGACAAGTATTCTTTGATGATTTCCCTTTCATTTGGTGTTAGGATGTAGTCTCTCAAACAGGTTATCCCTTCTAAAGCTTCTTTGTCTTTGTATCTATTTAAGGTTTCTTTTGTTGTTTTGATTGTCTGGTATCAATGATAGATACCTTAATAAGAAACGATGTGTTTTACTGGTATCAGTGATTGATACTTAACGGTGAATAACATGATGAGTCAACAAACAACCCAAACAAAAACTCCTCAAATCACCCCGATAAAATGTGAAAACGCATCCCCCATCCGAGAAGGCCGCATCTACTGCTGGCGCCTCCAAGAATGGGTCCACATAGAAAACTGTACCTGCAGCCCAGTTAACCGCCAACGGGCTTCAATGGAGTGGTAAACATGGCGAAGTACACTGAAGCAGACATCAACCGTATCCTTAACCTCAAAGGCTGGATAGGCGCAACAATCGACGTCTTCAACCTCTACGGTGTCCTAACCATCGGAGTCTCCTCAGATCCCGGACAATGGGAAATCGCCCAGAGAACATACAGCGAAAACAAACTCCCCATATCTCTCAAAGACTTCGAAACCTGCCAAACAGAAGACGATGTACGAGCCGCATTCAACAGGGCAATCAAACATGCCGTTGCATCAATGATGTTCAGGGGCGAGGAAGCCTACACTCTGTAATCCCCTCAGTTTTTAGTGCTAACCTGAAAGGTGAAAAATATGAAAGTAGACAAACAAAACCTCAAACAAAAAAGTCCAGCGTTAATGAACTACCTGGAATGTGAATTAAACGAAAGCCAAAGCCTCGAAGAGTTCAAGCAGAAATTCGCTGATGTTAAAGCCATCTTTGAAGCAAGCAACGCTGCATCAAACGAGACTGCTCAAGCTGACAAAATAGACTTTATAGAATATGACCGTATCCTCGTGAGCAATGTATGTGAGAAAACGCAACAGATCATGGATGCAGTTGAAGCACTCAATGATTTCTGGCTTAACCTAATGCAAGGTTTCGTCGTCAGAGAAGGCAGTGAGGAAGTTGGAAGACCCCTGTTGAATGAGGAAAAACAGGCTCTCGTAGAGTTGCTCACTACTGGGAGTTCTTAAAATCTCTTTTTCCTCTTTTTGTGTTGTGAAATCAATGAGTGAAGCTTCAAACTCTAACACTTTAACATATTTTTTAACCCTACGTGCTACCCCTCAAACTTTCAAACAAATAAACAAGGCTATCGCGGATTCAGATACTTACCTCTTAAATTTAGAAGTTAAAAATCAAGGTCAGATAGAGACGGAACTCAACGAAACACTCCTCATAAAAGAAAAGCATCTGGAGTATGTTAAAGAGAACAGGAAACATGAAAAGGCTACTCAAAAACTCAATGAAGATTGGCAACGTTACTTAGATACATACCATAAGCATGAAGAAAAAAGCGAGACATATCCCCAGACAAAC
Encoded here:
- a CDS encoding DUF4184 family protein; amino-acid sequence: MPVTPLHYPIAKLLHMLGGKARLSLPGLIVGAMVPDLEVLFIWLLTGKEDRMVLHSLIGGLTLGTLLAVAITVLLYRPLVGAIFPVNKDKLKQNCTLSTTLAVSCLIGVLSHVLFDVANHTFNPLFWPFLSMYQTPSPITPLFGGAPTASLIVEVVTVALIGTLCLVNRRHLWNELLVG